A stretch of DNA from Psychrilyobacter piezotolerans:
TTATTTTTTTATGGTGTTCCTTCAATTGATTTCTTGTTTTAGAATGTATTATATAAAAAATTCCACCTTTATTTAATATTTTCGCAGCATTTTCAAATAGAATATCTATTCTTTCAAAGTGAGGAATGCTGTCAAACAATACAATGATATCAAATTTTCTATCTAAATTTATCTTTTCCTCAAAATTCATACAGCAGGTCTCAACTTCAGGAAACCTTTTTTTAAACTCCATTAACATTTCTTCTGAAATATCTATTCCCAGATAATTTTCTGATTTATTAAAATTTAAAAA
This window harbors:
- a CDS encoding class I SAM-dependent DNA methyltransferase; this encodes MKVQNNKEYFNNNVDKWVDYLTDDRTFAIEESLKIMNIYKENNVLEVGAGTGTFYSFLNFNKSENYLGIDISEEMLMEFKKRFPEVETCCMNFEEKINLDRKFDIIVLFDSIPHFERIDILFENAAKILNKGGIFYIIHSKTRNQLKEHHKKINYNLNRDAIPNDMTLEKECLKLNLKNIVIKDEKFFFFSCQK